The sequence CTGCAGGGTCCACGCGCGCTCTGCCGCCGACTCGGCACCATCGAGCTGCCCGGCTGCGAGCAGCAGCTGCGCCTGCAACGTCAGCACCGGAGCGATGCGGACCGAGTCGACGCCGTAGTGGTGCTCGAGGATGTCCCGGGCGCGGTCGGCGTACGCGAGCGAGGCGTCGGGCTCGCCCAAGTCCCGGGTCACGAGCGCCAGCCCGAGCAGAGCGTCGCCGACGTCGGGGTGATCGCCGCCCAGTCGAGCCTCGCGCAGCTCGAGGGTGCGCCGGTCGAGTGTTGCCGCCTCGGCGAACGCCCCTCGGCGCGCTGCGATACCGGCGAGCGCGAGCCAGGTCTCCGCCCACCGCGGATCATCGGCGGCGAGCACCTTGCCGAGCTCCACCAGCGCGGCGCGGTGCGAGGCCTCGGCCGCGACGTCGTCGCCGGCGACGCTCTCGCAGCGGCCGCGGGCATCGAGCACGTCGGCGAAGGCACGGGGCGGACGACCCAGGCGCAGCACCCCTGCCTCCGCGAGTCGCAGTTATGTTATTGTGGTGGGGGCATCGCGCAGCTGCGTCGCAACCGTGCCCGCGAGCCGACGCCACGCATCGGCGGCGAGCTCATCGCGCCCGGCCTCGACCGCCAGCGCTGCCGCCTCTCGCAGATCCTCGAGCGCCGCTTGGGAACGACCGGATTGCGCGAGCACGCGGCCGCGCGCGAGCCGGGCCTCGGCCCGCGCCTGCGCGTCGCCGGTACGATCCGCCTGCGTGACCGCCTGCTCTGCGGTGGCCTCGGCCTCCGGCACGCGCCCCGCGGCCAACCACAGCGACGCGTGGTCTGCCGCGGCGATCGCATCGCGGACGCCCGGGGACGACTGTGCCGTCGCTGGCTCCGCGGGCGCGAGGCATTGCGGGGTCGCGCCGAGTTCTTCGACCACGCGATCGCCGTGGACCAGCAGCTCGTCGGAGCCCTCGGCGAGCATCGACGAAACCCGCGCGAGGCGATCGCGGGCACGCTGCAGGCACGCCATCTGCGTCCGAGCATCGGGTTCGAGCGCCGCGCTGGTTCGCAGCGCACAGAGTTCGGTCATCTCGCCGTGCCACCCGGTTGCGTAGGCATCGAGCACGGTCGCGACCGTCTGTTGCATCCGCGGCGCCCACGGTTTGTCGCTGCCTTCGAACGCTGCGGCGACGCTGCGGCGGACGTCGGCGTCCCAGACACCCACGAGCTGTTCGTCGGGGTCGAGACACTCGGCCGCAGGCGCAGGTGCAACCAGGGCGACCGGGATCGCCACGAGCGCAGCGCCGCCGAGGCTCCACACGTAGGAGCGTTGGTACCACGCGGGTGCCCGCAGGGCCGACAGCAGCGCGGCCATGCTGGGCCAGCGATCGTCGGGGTCGCGCGCGAAGCCGCGGCGGAGCGCGCGATCGATCCGTCGCGGCACGCGACCGCGGGCTCCGAGCGCGCTGCGTTCGAAGCTGACGTAGTGCATCTGCGCGAGTTCATCGGCGCTGAAGGGGAATGCGCCGTGCAGCGCCTCCCACAGCGCGACGCAGAAGGCGAATTGATCCGAGCGCTCGTCGACCTCGCCCTGGCTACGCTGCTCCGGCGAGCTATAGGGGATCGTCCCGCGGGCGGGTCGCACGTCGACCAGCGTGTCGTCGTCGTCGAGGCGTCGCGAGACCTCGCGGGCGAGGCCGAAGTCCACCACGCGCACGCGTCCGTCGCGACCGACGAGTAGGTTGCCGGGCTTGAGATCGAGGTGGAGTACGCCGGCGGCATGCACCGCCGCGAGGCCATCGCCGGCTTGGAGGTAGACCGACAGCACCTCCTGCCACGAGCGTCGCTGGGCCTGCCACTTGGCGAGGGAGTCGCCGTCGACGAACTCCATCACGATGTACGTCGCCGCGTCGTCCTGCGCGAAGACGTCGAGCACCTGCACCACGTTGGGGTGGTTGAGGGCGAGCATCACCTTCGCCTCGCGCAGCGCGCGGGCAGCCGCGCCCATGCGCTGGGCCACCTCGGGCCGGAGCCGCTTGATCGCGACCGTCTTGTCGATCCGCGGATGCCGGGCGCGATAGACCTCGCCGTAGGCACCCTCGCCGACCAGCGCCTCGAGGGTGTACTCGCCGACGCGGACGCTCGCGACCCCGCCGAAGGCCCGCTCGATGCGGGCGATGCAGACCTCGTCGCCGAGGCCGGGCGCGGCGTCGCGGGGCCGGGCGGCACGTAGACGCGCCTCCACGGCGTCGCCCCCCTCGCCCGACTCCGGCTCGTCGACCTCCATCTCGCACCAGTGTGTCGCAGCCGCGTGGAACGATCCCCGAAAGTCGCGCGCGTCCGCTTTTTCCCGCGAGGCCGGGTCCCCGCGCGGCCCGGCCCGCGTCCACCACCGTGGTAGAGTCGGGTTGCCCTGCGATGCCCACCGACCTCGAGCTACTCGCGCGCGCCCGGGCGGGGGAACGGGCCGCCTGGTCCGAGCTGGTGCGCCTGCACTGCCCCGCGGTGCGTCGGTTCTATCGCACGATGACGCCCCCGGAGGCCGTCGACGATCTGACGCAGGAGACCTTTCTGCGCCTCGAGCGGGCCTTCGCGGCGCAGCGAGCGGTGCTCAGCTTTCGCAGCTTCCTCTTCGGCATCGCGCGCAACGTACTGCACGAGTTCATCCGCGAGCGCACGCGTTCGACCCGCAACCTCGACGACGTCTCGGCGGTCGACCTCGATCCTCGCCCGTCGTCGGTGTTGATCGCGCGGGCCGATCGCGCGGCGCTGGTCGAGGCGCTGCGTCACCTGACGATCCAGCATCAGCTCGTGCTGCAGCTCTTCTACTGGGAAGACATGACGACCGCCGAGATCGCCGCCGTGCTCGACGAGAACGAGAACACGATCCGTGGTCGCGTGACGCGGGCGCGAGCGCGACTGCGCGAGCTACTGGCACAGTTCGATCGGCAGGGCATGGTGCCGCGGGGCAGCGACGCCGAGTTCGATGCCTTCGCGAGCGCGACGCGCGAGCACGTCGGCGGCTGACGCGGTTCGCCGTCGGTTCGACGTGCAGCTCGTCACCGCGTCGCTGGCGACCCACGTGTGCTTCGCATCATGCCGCGCAGCCGCTGCCTCGCCGCCCTTCGCCGCCTGCACAGCCAGCCGTCGCGCAACGGCCACGACTGCGCCGGCTTCGATCGCCAGGCGCTGGGCTCGGACGTCCCGTCGCGCGCGTGGCCGCCGACGATGCGAGGCGACGTGTGCGTGCCCGCCCACGGCGAAGGGGGCGACCGCGTCACTTGCCGCGCTGCCACGCGACGAGATCCGCGAGTGTGGCGGCGTCCTCGACACCGATCTCTCGACACGCGTCGAGGGCCGCGCGTGCCAGCTCGCGCACGCGCGGGCCATCACCTTCGCCCTCGACGAGCGCCCGAACCAGTCCGTGGCGCAGTCCGCAGCGCGCCGTGGGATCGGGTTCGTCACCGAAGGGCGTCGCGAGGGCCGCCTCGAAGTCCGCGCGCGCCTGCCCCGGATCGCCGAGCTCGAGTCGCGCCAGGCCCCGGCCGGTCAGCGCGCGCCCGTGGATGCGCGCGTCGCCGTCGGGTGCGCTGATCTGCACGGCCTCGTCGTAGCTCGCGAGCGCGCGCTGGTACTCCGCCATCTGTTGGTAGGCGTCGCCCAGGCCGATGAGCGTCGATGCGATGTCTGGATGCCGCGGCGGCAGCACCGAGCGACGGATCTCGAGCGCCTCGGCAAAGTGCAGGGCCGCGGCCTGCGGTTCCCCGAGATGCGCATCGATGACGCCGAGATTCGCGAGCGAGGTCGCGAGCGAGGGGTGCGTGGTGCCGAGACTCCTGCGGCGCAGATCGACGGCACGCACGAGCAGCGCGCGCGCGCCGATGAGGTCCCCGAGCGAGAGGCGTGCGGATGCGAGGTTGGACAGCCCGGGCGCCAAGCTGGGGTGATCGGGCGCGAGCCAGGCTTCGCGGATCGCCAGCGCGTGTGCGCACTGATCGGCGGACTCTTGGAGGTCGCCTCGGTAGCGCGCGACGGCACAGCGCGCGCTGTAGACCTGCGCGACCTGCATCGACTCCGCGCCGTAGGCGGCCACGAGGACTCGCTCGGCCTCACCGAGTGCCAGCTCCGCACCGTCGCCCTCGCCGCGCTGCGCCAGCATCGCCCCCAACTCGACCCAAGCACGCCCGACCGCGGGATGATCCGCCCCGGAGACCTCGGTGCGCAGGGCGATGGCGCGCTCGAAGCTCGTGCGCGCGCCGCCGATGTCGCCCTTCTCGCGGAGCACGGCGGCGACGTTCTCGGCAAGATCGGCCTCGCGCCATCCCCGAGCGCTGCCGCTGCTCTGGAGCAGCCCTTGGGCGTGACGACTCCACTCGAGGCCGTCGTCGAAACGCGCGAGCCGCAGACCCACCGCATCGATGAGCTGGATCGCTGCGCGCAGCGCAACATCGTCGGCGCCGAGCGGACGGGCGGCGAAGTAGGCCCGCTCGTAGGCATCTGCGGCGGGCTGATACTCCCCCAGCTGCAGGTACGCGGTGCCCACCGCGAGCTCGGCCTCGGCCACCAGGCCCGGATCGCCGAGTCGTTGCGCGCGCTCGCGGACCGTGAGCGCGGCCGGGATCGCGTCGGGGCGCATCGCGTCGGCGAGCAGCTCGGTGCGCGCGATCGACTGGCGCACCGCAGCGACCTGCCGCGGGTCGTACGCGGAGCCGAATGCGGCAGCCTCTGCCGCGAGCCGGGTGTCGTCTTCGCATGCCACCGCCAACGGCAGCTCGTGCGCGACGCTCACCGCCGCGTTCACGACATCGCGATCGGGGGCTCGGAGCAACTCGAGCAGCGTCACGAGTCGCTCGCGCCGATCGTCGAGACACGTCTGTCGGCGCCGCCAGGCTTCGTCGTCGATCGCTGCGCTGAGGTGTGCGAGGCAGCCGCGTTCGTGCGTCTGCGCCCACGTGGCCGCGTAGTCGTCGAGCCGTCGACCGACACGCTCGGCGCTGTCCCGTGCGTGCGCGAGGCCGACACCGGCGAATGCGGCGACCATCGTGGCGTCCGCGTCGGCGTTCCACACGGCGATGGCCGCTGCCGCCTCGCGCTCGCAGGCCGCGCGCCGATGGGATTGCCACGCCGCGAATCCGCCGAGCGTCAGCGTGACGCCGCCCAGCAGCGCCAGCGCCGCCTTCCTCCACGTCCCCCGCGCCCGCGGTCGACGCGACGCCGTGGAGCACGCCTCGAGCAGCGCCCGCATCGAAGGCCAGCGCTGCCCGGGGTCGTTCGCGAGCCCGCGCGCGAGCACGGCGCGCAACCACTCGGGTGCACGCCCTGGCTGGCTCGGCGTGGTCACACCATCGGCGAACGCGAGGCGCAGCTGCGCGACGTTCGTCGCGCGATACGGGCGCTCGAGATACAGCGCCTCCCAACACGCGACGCAGTACGCGAACTGATCGGTGCGCGGATCCGCGGGGGCACCGGCGAGCTGCTCCGGGGCCATGTACGCCGGCGTGCCAGCCACCATGCCGGTGGCGGTGAGCGACGTCGAGGTCATCGCGTCAGGGCTGATCGCCCCGTGCGTCGACGCGACGCCGTCGCCCTGCGCGAGCCCGAAGTCGACCACGCGCACGCGACCATCGTCGCCGACCAAGACGTTGTCGGGCTTGAAGTCGCGGTGCACGATGCCCGCTTCGTGGGCGGCCGCGAGGCCTTCGCCGGCCTGCAGGAGGCAACGCAAGACTTCGTCGCACGGGCGGTCGCCGTCGCCGATCCAGCGCCGCAGCGTGGCGCCAGTCACCAGCTCCATCGCGATGAACACGCGTTCGTCGTGCAGGCCCACGTCGTAGATCGTGACGACGTTGGGGTGCGAAAGCTGCGCGAGCGCCCGCGCCTCACGGATCAGCCGCTGCTGGTCCTGCTCACGCTGCTCGGGGTCGAGGTGCCGCACGAGCTTGATGGCCAGCCTGCGATCGAGCTGCGCGTCGTGGGCGGCATAGACCACGCCCATGCCACCCACGCCGAGCCTCCCTGTGACCACGAAGCGAGCGATGCGCGTCTCGGGCACGGTCTCGTCGAGCAACCGCGCTCGCACGGTGCGATGCAGCCGCTGACCCTCGACGGAGTCGGCGGCCGCCGGATGCGGCTCGAATCGTTCGAGGAGTGAGTCGAGATCCACGGCCACCACGCGTGTTCACGAGCGTCGCTCAGTTCCGTCGCAGGCGCGCGACGAAGAAGCCCTCGGTCGCGTCGTCCTCGGGGGTCCACGTGCGCGCATGCTCGAGCTCGAGGCCGCCGCGGTCGAGCGCCTCGTGCACGCGCTGCTCGCCTTCGTCCGGCTCGGCCGAACACACCGCGTAGACCAGCCGCCCCCCCGGTCGCAGTCGATCACACGCCCGCGCCAGCAACTGCGACTGGGTGGGCGTGGCGGCAGCGAGGTCTTCGTAACGACGGTGCCAGCGGATCTCCGGGTGCCGCGCGAGGTTGCCCAGGCCGGTGCAGGGCACGTCGAGCACGATCGCGTCGAACGGCGTGTACGCGTCGAGCTCGGGCAACTCGCCGCACAGGTCGCCCGCGATCGCGTGCAGCTGCAGGGTCTCGACATCGAGCCGACCGCGATCGATCAGGCGATCGTGCTGCGCGAGCTTCTTGGCATCGATGTCGACCGCGACCAGCTCGCCCTCGCGCGTCATCAGCTCCGCGAGCTGCAGCGTCTTGACCCCGAGGCCGGCACAGGCATCGAGCACGCGCTCGCCGGGCCGCGGCGCCAGCTCGATCGCGGGCTGCTGGGCCGCGAGCCCCTGCACCGAGACCAAGCCCTCGTCGTGCAGTGCGCCGAAGAAGAGATCGCCACCGCCGTGGACCCGCAGCGCCTGCGGCTGGCCCTCGACCGCCTCGATGCGCGCGTGGGGGCGCTCCTCCAGCAGCCGCGCGCGCGCGGCCTCGGCGTCGATGCGCGACAGGTCGACCCGCAGATCGACGCTCGGCACCTCGGCCAGCGCGGCCGCGCGTCGCAGCGCCCGCTCCGCACCGAGCTGCTTGAGCCATCGGCCCGCGAGCCAGCGGGGGACGCTGTAGCGCCGCGCGAGCACGTCGAGCGGCGCACCGGCGGCCAGCGCCTCGTCGCGCTGCGTCGCGCCCGCGCCCACGCGCTCGAGCACCGCGTGGGCCAGCTTCGCGAGGCGTCGGCTGGGATCGAACGCGAGCGAGGCCGCGATGGTGTGATCGATGGCGTTGTCCGCCGAGCGATGCAGCTCGATGATCTCGTAGGCACCGACGCGCAGCAGCCATCGCGGCAGCTCGCCCAGCCGCGCCGCATCGTGGGCGACCGCATCGATGTGGGCGTCGAGCCGCGCGCGGTGCCGGAGCACGCCATAGACCAGCGCGGTGACCAGCGCGCGTGCGCCGGGCTCCATCGCACCCGGTCGCTCGAGCAGCTCGCCGAGCACCCGGTTGCTGAACGCGGCCTCGCGGTCGATGCTGCGCAACGCCTGCACCGCCAGCTGCTGCGGCACCAACGTCCGCGAGGCGGCGCGACTGCGGGAGGCCATCCGGCCTCGCTTGTAGAGGATTCTCGCCGCGCTGCCAACGGCCACCGACGCCGCGGTGCGCCCTGCTCTGCTACCCTTGCCACGACCATGCGCACGCCCGCTGGCCTCGCCGCGTTCGTGATCGTCGCCGCGCTCGCCTGCGACGCCGACGAACCCGACGACGCGGCGAGCGGCGCCGACGCGCTGCTGCGCGCGCTGCAGGACGCCGACTACGCCGCCTGGGACTCGACCGAGGTGCCCGCGCCGAGCTTCCACGGCGCGCAGGTGCGCGTGTTCGCGGACCCGACGCTGGCGCAGGCGCAGGCCGGCGCCGCGATCAGTCGCTGGCCCACCGGTGCCACCGCGATCGCAGAGGTCCGTGGTGCCGATGCGAGCGAGCTGTCGGCCTTGCTGGTCGCGCGCCGCGATCGCGACGCCTGGCTGTGGGCGGCCTACGACCGCGAGCAATCCGCGACCAGCTACGGCACCGCCGTCGCGTGCGTGCACTGCCATGCCGCGGGCGACGATTTCCTGCGCTCGTTCACGCTGCCGGAGTGAGCACGCGACGCAGCACCAGCGCCAGCAACACCGTGGCGATCGCGACCCCGGCGGCGACGCCGAAGGTGAGCGCTGGGCCACCCAGCTCCCAGCAGACCCCCGCGACCACGCCACCGACGATCGCCGCCACGCCGGTGGTGAGGTGCAGCAGGCCGAACGCGGTGCCGCGCAGATCGGCGGGCGCCAGCGCGGCGATCCACGCCGACAGCAAGCCCTGCCCGAGCGCCATGTGCAGGCCGAACAACAGCAGCCCCGCGAAGCTGGTCGCGATCGAGCCGCCCTGCGCGAGCACGAGCTGCGCCGCGACCAACACCAGGCCCGACGCGAGGAAGAGCCGCACCCGCGGCATCGTGTCGGCGAGCCGCCCGGCCGGAAACGCGGCCAGCGCATAGATGGCGTTCATCGCCACCAGCACCAGCGGTGAGTTCGGCACCGAGAGCCCGCGGGCGACCGTCGCGAGCACGAGGAACGTCTCGCTGGTGCGACCGATCGTCAGCAGCGCGGTCAGGGCCAGCACCGCCCAGATGCCACGGTCGAGCTCGCGGACGCGCCGCCACGAGACCGGCCCCTTGCCGACCTTCGCGCGATGCTCCGCGGGCTCGCGCACCGCCGTCGCCAGCACGACCACGGCGATCAGCGCTGGCACCACCGCGAACGCGAACGCGAGGCGGTAGGAGTTCTGGCTGCCGACCATCCACGCCAACGCACACAGCGGGCCGAGCACCGCACCGATGGTATCGAGCGCCTGTCGCAACCCATACGCGGCGCCGCGGTGCTCGGGTGCCGTGATGTCGGCGATCAACGCGTCTCGCGGCGCGCCGCGGATGCCCTTGCCCACGCGGTCGGCCGCGCGCGCGGCCGCGATCGGCCACAGCGAGTTCGCGAACACGAACAACGGCTTGCTCAGCGCCGACATCGCGTAGCCGATCACCGCCAGTCGCTTGCGTCGGCCGCTGCGATCGCTCCACGCACCCGAGACGATCTTGAGCCCCGACGCGATCGCCTCGGACGCCCCGTCGAGCACGCCGATCGCGACCACCGAGATGCCGAGCTCGATCGACAGGAACGTCGGCAGCAGCGCGTGGATCGTCTCCGACGACAGATCCATGAGCAGGCTGACCACGCCCAGTGCCCAGACCGCGCGCGGCAGCCGTCGCCAGCCGCTCATCGCTCGACCGACTGGCTCGGATCGATCTCGACGTGCAGGAGGTCGGCCACGCGGCCCCAACGGTACAGCGGCACCAGCCCGCGCTCGACCACGGCCACGCGCCCCTCGTCGTCGATCACCACCACCGCCGACTCGTCGGCTGCGACCCCGAACGCGGCCCGGCCCTCGGGCGAGTCGTCGACCCGCAGCCAGGTGGGGAACTCGATGTCGCGGGTGGGCCCGACCAACACGCCCTTGGCGCGCTCGAGCTTGGCCCGCAGCGCGGTCGCGACGTTGCGAATCGCCGGATCGCGCATGTGCTGGGTCGCAACCTCGTCGTCGCCCTCGAAGCCGTCCTCGATGCCCGGCACGTCGCTGCGCGCGACCGCGTGGCCGAGGAAGGCGACGACGCAGGGCGTGCCGCCACCGCAG is a genomic window of Deltaproteobacteria bacterium containing:
- a CDS encoding protein kinase — its product is MEVDEPESGEGGDAVEARLRAARPRDAAPGLGDEVCIARIERAFGGVASVRVGEYTLEALVGEGAYGEVYRARHPRIDKTVAIKRLRPEVAQRMGAAARALREAKVMLALNHPNVVQVLDVFAQDDAATYIVMEFVDGDSLAKWQAQRRSWQEVLSVYLQAGDGLAAVHAAGVLHLDLKPGNLLVGRDGRVRVVDFGLAREVSRRLDDDDTLVDVRPARGTIPYSSPEQRSQGEVDERSDQFAFCVALWEALHGAFPFSADELAQMHYVSFERSALGARGRVPRRIDRALRRGFARDPDDRWPSMAALLSALRAPAWYQRSYVWSLGGAALVAIPVALVAPAPAAECLDPDEQLVGVWDADVRRSVAAAFEGSDKPWAPRMQQTVATVLDAYATGWHGEMTELCALRTSAALEPDARTQMACLQRARDRLARVSSMLAEGSDELLVHGDRVVEELGATPQCLAPAEPATAQSSPGVRDAIAAADHASLWLAAGRVPEAEATAEQAVTQADRTGDAQARAEARLARGRVLAQSGRSQAALEDLREAAALAVEAGRDELAADAWRRLAGTVATQLRDAPTTIT
- a CDS encoding sigma-70 family RNA polymerase sigma factor; this encodes MPTDLELLARARAGERAAWSELVRLHCPAVRRFYRTMTPPEAVDDLTQETFLRLERAFAAQRAVLSFRSFLFGIARNVLHEFIRERTRSTRNLDDVSAVDLDPRPSSVLIARADRAALVEALRHLTIQHQLVLQLFYWEDMTTAEIAAVLDENENTIRGRVTRARARLRELLAQFDRQGMVPRGSDAEFDAFASATREHVGG
- a CDS encoding serine/threonine protein kinase; translated protein: MDLDSLLERFEPHPAAADSVEGQRLHRTVRARLLDETVPETRIARFVVTGRLGVGGMGVVYAAHDAQLDRRLAIKLVRHLDPEQREQDQQRLIREARALAQLSHPNVVTIYDVGLHDERVFIAMELVTGATLRRWIGDGDRPCDEVLRCLLQAGEGLAAAHEAGIVHRDFKPDNVLVGDDGRVRVVDFGLAQGDGVASTHGAISPDAMTSTSLTATGMVAGTPAYMAPEQLAGAPADPRTDQFAYCVACWEALYLERPYRATNVAQLRLAFADGVTTPSQPGRAPEWLRAVLARGLANDPGQRWPSMRALLEACSTASRRPRARGTWRKAALALLGGVTLTLGGFAAWQSHRRAACEREAAAAIAVWNADADATMVAAFAGVGLAHARDSAERVGRRLDDYAATWAQTHERGCLAHLSAAIDDEAWRRRQTCLDDRRERLVTLLELLRAPDRDVVNAAVSVAHELPLAVACEDDTRLAAEAAAFGSAYDPRQVAAVRQSIARTELLADAMRPDAIPAALTVRERAQRLGDPGLVAEAELAVGTAYLQLGEYQPAADAYERAYFAARPLGADDVALRAAIQLIDAVGLRLARFDDGLEWSRHAQGLLQSSGSARGWREADLAENVAAVLREKGDIGGARTSFERAIALRTEVSGADHPAVGRAWVELGAMLAQRGEGDGAELALGEAERVLVAAYGAESMQVAQVYSARCAVARYRGDLQESADQCAHALAIREAWLAPDHPSLAPGLSNLASARLSLGDLIGARALLVRAVDLRRRSLGTTHPSLATSLANLGVIDAHLGEPQAAALHFAEALEIRRSVLPPRHPDIASTLIGLGDAYQQMAEYQRALASYDEAVQISAPDGDARIHGRALTGRGLARLELGDPGQARADFEAALATPFGDEPDPTARCGLRHGLVRALVEGEGDGPRVRELARAALDACREIGVEDAATLADLVAWQRGK
- a CDS encoding methyltransferase domain-containing protein; this encodes MASRSRAASRTLVPQQLAVQALRSIDREAAFSNRVLGELLERPGAMEPGARALVTALVYGVLRHRARLDAHIDAVAHDAARLGELPRWLLRVGAYEIIELHRSADNAIDHTIAASLAFDPSRRLAKLAHAVLERVGAGATQRDEALAAGAPLDVLARRYSVPRWLAGRWLKQLGAERALRRAAALAEVPSVDLRVDLSRIDAEAARARLLEERPHARIEAVEGQPQALRVHGGGDLFFGALHDEGLVSVQGLAAQQPAIELAPRPGERVLDACAGLGVKTLQLAELMTREGELVAVDIDAKKLAQHDRLIDRGRLDVETLQLHAIAGDLCGELPELDAYTPFDAIVLDVPCTGLGNLARHPEIRWHRRYEDLAAATPTQSQLLARACDRLRPGGRLVYAVCSAEPDEGEQRVHEALDRGGLELEHARTWTPEDDATEGFFVARLRRN
- a CDS encoding MFS transporter — translated: MSGWRRLPRAVWALGVVSLLMDLSSETIHALLPTFLSIELGISVVAIGVLDGASEAIASGLKIVSGAWSDRSGRRKRLAVIGYAMSALSKPLFVFANSLWPIAAARAADRVGKGIRGAPRDALIADITAPEHRGAAYGLRQALDTIGAVLGPLCALAWMVGSQNSYRLAFAFAVVPALIAVVVLATAVREPAEHRAKVGKGPVSWRRVRELDRGIWAVLALTALLTIGRTSETFLVLATVARGLSVPNSPLVLVAMNAIYALAAFPAGRLADTMPRVRLFLASGLVLVAAQLVLAQGGSIATSFAGLLLFGLHMALGQGLLSAWIAALAPADLRGTAFGLLHLTTGVAAIVGGVVAGVCWELGGPALTFGVAAGVAIATVLLALVLRRVLTPAA